A segment of the Methanofollis fontis genome:
CATATATGCGGCCCATATTTCTTTACTTTACGGGTATCAACCGTTGCTGAATAATCGGTCGCCTCCAGGGCCTCCCAGATCGCCGCCGTCGCATCGCCGACGGCATGGAGGTGGATGACGGTGCCGGGGACGGCATGGCTCAGGGCATCGGGGAGAAAGGAGGGGGCATCGAAATGGCCCATCACGATCCGCTCATAAACACCAGTGAGATGACGGCGGCAATCGCCGCAAACCGCCTCTACCCGCTCTGAAAGCCTGTTTGCCCGGATATTCTCCTGGAGATACCCGAACGAAACCGGGTTGATCTCCGTCGCATGCACACGGGCGCCCGCCGCCGCCATCGGCAGCGTGAAGTAGCCAATGCCGGCGAACATATCGGCGACCCGTTCGCCGGGGCGGACGATTCGTCCCATATGGGCGCGCTCCTCCAGGTTCCCGGCGGCATACATCACCTCCACAGGATTGAGATGGTAGGTCAGTCCGTTCTCCCGGTGGCGGACCGGGTGCGCCTCGCCGTAGAGCACCTCCGCCTCCGGGATCCGGCGCACCCCGTCGATCGTGCGGAGGTGGAGCACGCATGCAGGCCGGCGCCAGGCGACGATCGCCGCCACCTCCTCTGCGGTCGGGCGTTCGCCGTGCAGAATCGCCGTATCTCCGACCATCTGGAAGGGGCGGCCGCGATACGGGCGCCGCTCCGGGATCTCGGCATCACAGAAAAATCCCTCACGCACCGGCACATAGGCCGTCTCCCCATCGACATAGGGGCGGCGGTCCGGGTCGACCCACTCCTCACCGACCGCTGCCGCAAGGTGCCGTTTCTCGACCCGTCTGACCCTCATGCTCATCCGACGAGCACGAACCGCCCGGTCTCGGTGTCCCTGACAACCCGGATCATGCCGCCCTCCTCAGGTCGGAGCCACCCGTAGGCCCGGCACTCCACTGCTTCCTGGGTCTTCGGGTCAAGGAGGCCGATGATGTCGTCATAGAGATAGGCGACCAGGGCGTCCTCGGCCTCGCCGACATTCCCGACCTGCCGCTCGATCTCGTCCTCCTTTATAATGCGGCCGCTCCCCTCCTGGAGGTCGAAGCCATGGATCTGCCCCTGGGAGGTCGAGCGCACCTCCAGGTAGCGGTCGCGCACCACCACCACATCGCCCCTCTGGTAGCGGGGCAGGCGGACCAGGAAGGTGATGCGGTAGAGCCTTTTACCATCCTTCTCGCCGACGAGTTTGGGGTGGGTGGTCACCCGCCCGCCGAGCGCACCGGCGATCGCCCCCGAGATCACCTGCCCGATGTGGTTGGATCCGACGACGATGTCCAGCCCGTCCTTTTTCTCCTCGATCTGCGAGACGAACGACAGGCGTTCGCCCGCATCCTGCAGGGCGCTCTCGCTCTCCTCGGCGATCCGTGCGGCGGTTTCCGTCTCGTAAAGCGACGGTCTCCGCCCGGTTGCCCTGACCTGGATGATCCCTTCGTAATACCCGCCGCTGATCCGGTTGCAGCGGTCGCACTGCTCCTTTCTCCAGATGATCAGGGTTCTGCACTCCCCGCTCACCGGCACACCATAGAGCTTCCCGGAGACCGAGGCCGAGGCGATTGTCCGGTTCGGACTTGTGTCCCGGAACGTGAACGTGATCTCCGGACCACGAAGATCCGGGTGGAGATGGACGGCGGATGCGGCGATCTCCTGGAGGAGTGTCTCCCGGTCGACGGTCGTATCCGACCAGGTCTTGCCGCGTTTCTGCGACCCGCAGACCGGGCAATAGATGCTCTCCAGCCGCGGTTCGCAGGTGAGCCATTCTGTCTCCCCCGCCCGGCACTCCCTGCACAGCCCGACTGACGGGCGCCCGCAGCGCGGGCAGACGCTTGTAAGTATGTCCATATTCAGATCGATATGATAAGGGCGTGCGGCACACCGCCGACCGAGATGCACCCTTCCTCGGTGATTAACCCCATGGCGATGGCGATCCCGACCGCTTTTTCCCCCATGAGGTTTGCGTTGCTGGCGTTTTTGAGGGCGGAGCGGACCTCCTCCTCGGTCGCCCGCTCGGTGCCGTAGAAGGCGCCGGTGATGCTGACCTGCACATCGCCATGGCTGAGGGTGGTGCCGAGCAGATCGGCGTCGCAGACCGCCACCACCTCGCCCTCCGGGCTCCGGTGAACCTTGAGATACATCAGTATTCAATTGGCGGGTGCGGTAAAAAAGGGGTGGATCAGGTCAGAGCGTAATCTCCACACCATAGACCCGTGCAGGCGTTTCGGCGTGGATCCGCCATGCGTCCTCAAGATCGATCGACCCATCCGCCAGCATTGTGCGGGTGACGCGGGGTACGGACTTGGGCCCCATCACCGCGCCGGGCCTGCTGTTTTCGTCCATATAGTCGGTCTCCATCATAAACGCCCGCCCTTTTCGCGCCATCTCAGGAAGACCCTCCTGCCGGGCAAGAAATGACGGCACAAGCGGCGTGTCCGGGGTGGCGAAATGCTTCACCACCCGTCCGGGGTCCATCCCCGTCTCCCGCGCCAGGTCGACGATATCGGCGCAGGGGGCGC
Coding sequences within it:
- a CDS encoding class I SAM-dependent methyltransferase; this translates as MRVRRVEKRHLAAAVGEEWVDPDRRPYVDGETAYVPVREGFFCDAEIPERRPYRGRPFQMVGDTAILHGERPTAEEVAAIVAWRRPACVLHLRTIDGVRRIPEAEVLYGEAHPVRHRENGLTYHLNPVEVMYAAGNLEERAHMGRIVRPGERVADMFAGIGYFTLPMAAAGARVHATEINPVSFGYLQENIRANRLSERVEAVCGDCRRHLTGVYERIVMGHFDAPSFLPDALSHAVPGTVIHLHAVGDATAAIWEALEATDYSATVDTRKVKKYGPHIWHVVHDVELL
- a CDS encoding 60S ribosomal export protein NMD3 — its product is MDILTSVCPRCGRPSVGLCRECRAGETEWLTCEPRLESIYCPVCGSQKRGKTWSDTTVDRETLLQEIAASAVHLHPDLRGPEITFTFRDTSPNRTIASASVSGKLYGVPVSGECRTLIIWRKEQCDRCNRISGGYYEGIIQVRATGRRPSLYETETAARIAEESESALQDAGERLSFVSQIEEKKDGLDIVVGSNHIGQVISGAIAGALGGRVTTHPKLVGEKDGKRLYRITFLVRLPRYQRGDVVVVRDRYLEVRSTSQGQIHGFDLQEGSGRIIKEDEIERQVGNVGEAEDALVAYLYDDIIGLLDPKTQEAVECRAYGWLRPEEGGMIRVVRDTETGRFVLVG
- a CDS encoding DUF424 domain-containing protein, with product MYLKVHRSPEGEVVAVCDADLLGTTLSHGDVQVSITGAFYGTERATEEEVRSALKNASNANLMGEKAVGIAIAMGLITEEGCISVGGVPHALIISI